A region from the Aegilops tauschii subsp. strangulata cultivar AL8/78 chromosome 5, Aet v6.0, whole genome shotgun sequence genome encodes:
- the LOC109733661 gene encoding 4-hydroxyphenylacetaldehyde oxime monooxygenase codes for MLITHTTLLLSLIQQWELIFLALASVVSLLLLTRSRSRSSQKEMKLPPGPAPVPFLGNLHQLGRLPHRTLRDLARLHGPVMQLQLGKAPTVVLSSADAAWEGLKVHDLDCCTRPVSPGPKRLTYDLKNVAFAPFGSYWREIRKLLVVELLSGRRVKAAWYARQEQVEKLISTLSRAGGKPMALDEHILSLSDGIIGTVAFGNIYGSDKFTQNNNFQHALDEAAEVLSSSSAEDFFPKAIGWLIDRITGAFARRERIFKQLDAFFEMVIEQHLDPNRTKPENGGDLVDVLIAHWKEHRGTLKFTKDHVKALIFDTFIAGVDTSSVTILWAMSELMRSPRVLSKVQAEIRALVGGNDRVRSEDVSKLEYLKLVVKETLRLHPPAPLLVPRETMRHIQIGGYDVPAKTRIYVNAWAIGRDPASWPDNPEEFNPERFEANEIDFKGEHPQMLPFGTGRRICPGISMGMATVEFTLANMLCCFQWALPDGMVPQDVCMEEEGKINFHRKTPLVLVPTIR; via the exons ATGTTGATCACACACACCACCCTGCTGCTCTCCCTAATCCAGCAATGGGAGCTCATCTTCTTAGCACTTGCTTCTGTTGTTTCCCTCCTGCTCTTGACACGGAGCCGGAGCAGGTCTTCCCAGAAAGAGATGAAGCTGCCACCAGGTCCAGCGCCGGTGCCTTTCCTGGGCAACCTGCACCAGCTGGGCAGGCTTCCGCATCGAACTTTGCGTGATCTGGCACGGCTTCACGGGCCGGTGATGCAGCTTCAGCTCGGCAAAGCACCGACTGTGGTTTTGTCGTCGGCGGATGCAGCATGGGAGGGGCTGAAGGTGCACGACCTGGACTGCTGCACACGGCCTGTGTCACCCGGGCCGAAGCGCCTCACCTATGACCTCAAGAACGTGGCATTCGCGCCATTTGGCTCATATTGGCGCGAGATTCGTAAGCTCCTGGTGGTCGAACTTCTCAGCGGCCGTCGCGTTAAGGCCGCATGGTACGCACGGCAGGAGCAG GTGGAGAAACTAATAAGCACCCTTAGCCGTGCGGGAGGGAAGCCAATGGCGCTGGACGAGCACATCTTGAGCCTGTCCGATGGCATCATCGGCACAGTGGCTTTTGGCAACATCTACGGCAGCGACAAGTTCACACAGAATAACAACTTTCAGCACGCGCTGGACGAGGCAGCGGAGGTGTTATCCAGCTCCTCGGCCGAGGACTTCTTCCCCAAAGCCATCGGCTGGCTCATCGACCGCATCACCGGCGCCTTCGCCCGGCGTGAACGGATCTTCAAGCAACTCGACGCCTTCTTCGAGATGGTCATTGAGCAACACCTCGACCCTAATCGCACCAAGCCTGAGAACGGCGGGGATCTCGTCGACGTGCTCATCGCCCACTGGAAGGAGCATCGTGGCACACTCAAGTTCACCAAGGACCATGTCAAGGCCCTAATCTTC GACACATTCATTGCTGGCGTTGACACGAGCTCCGTGACGATTCTGTGGGCGATGTCGGAGCTGATGCGCAGTCCGCGGGTGCTAAGCAAGGTGCAGGCTGAGATCAGGGCTCTTGTGGGCGGGAACGACAGGGTGCGGTCAGAAGACGTGTCCAAACTCGAATACCTTAAACTAGTGGTGAAGGAGACCCTGCGGCTGCACCCACCGGCGCCACTGCTAGTGCCGAGAGAAACCATGCGGCACATCCAGATTGGTGGATACGATGTGCCAGCCAAGACACGGATCTACGTCAACGCCTGGGCCATTGGTAGAGACCCAGCAAGCTGGCCTGACAACCCAGAGGAGTTCAACCCTGAGAGGTTTGAGGCGAATGAGATTGACTTCAAGGGGGAGCATCCTCAGATGCTGCCATTCGGCACGGGGCGACGGATATGCCCAGGCATATCGATGGGCATGGCCACTGTGGAGTTTACCCTTGCCAATATGCTATGCTGCTTCCAGTGGGCGCTTCCTGATGGGATGGTGCCTCAAGATGTCTGCATGGAGGAGGAAGGAAAAATAAACTTCCACCGCAAAACCCCGCTCGTACTAGTGCCCACCATACGTTAG